A portion of the Lysinibacillus timonensis genome contains these proteins:
- the groL gene encoding chaperonin GroEL (60 kDa chaperone family; promotes refolding of misfolded polypeptides especially under stressful conditions; forms two stacked rings of heptamers to form a barrel-shaped 14mer; ends can be capped by GroES; misfolded proteins enter the barrel where they are refolded when GroES binds), producing MAKDIKFSEEARTLMLQGVDKLANTVKVTLGPKGRNVVLEKKFGSPLITNDGVTIAKEIELENPYENMGAKLVAEVASKTNEIAGDGTTTATVLAQAMIREGLKNVTAGANPVGIRKGMDKAVAAAIEELQAISRPVENKEAIAQVAAISAADEEVGTFIADAMERVGTDGVITIEESKGFTTELDVVEGMQFDRGYVSHYMVTDTDKMVAELDNPYILITDKKITSIQEILPILEQVIQQGRPLLIIAEDIEGEALATLVLNKLRGTFQVVAVKAPGFGDRRKAMLEDVAILTGGQVITADLGLDLKTADVTSLGKASKVVVNKDNTTIVEGSGNSDAIEARVNQIRSQIAETTSEFDREKLQERLAKLAGGVAVIKVGAATETELKERKLRIEDALNSTRAAVEEGIVSGGGTALLNIYNAVENVLNEVEGDVATGVRIVLRALEEPVRQIANNAGLEGSIIVDRLKREEIGVGFNAATSEWVNMIDAGIVDPAKVTRSALQNAASVAALFLTTEAVVADLPEKNPAPAMPDMGGMGGMM from the coding sequence ATGGCAAAAGACATTAAATTCTCAGAAGAAGCTCGTACGTTAATGCTTCAAGGTGTAGATAAATTAGCAAACACTGTAAAAGTTACATTAGGACCAAAAGGTCGCAACGTTGTTCTAGAGAAAAAATTTGGTTCTCCATTAATTACAAATGATGGTGTAACAATTGCAAAAGAAATCGAATTAGAAAATCCATATGAAAATATGGGTGCAAAATTAGTAGCAGAAGTTGCTTCTAAAACGAACGAAATCGCAGGTGACGGTACAACAACTGCAACTGTTTTAGCACAAGCAATGATTCGTGAAGGTCTTAAAAACGTTACAGCAGGTGCAAACCCTGTAGGTATTCGTAAAGGTATGGACAAGGCTGTAGCTGCTGCAATTGAAGAATTACAAGCAATCTCACGTCCAGTTGAAAATAAAGAAGCGATTGCTCAAGTAGCTGCTATTTCTGCTGCTGACGAAGAAGTTGGAACATTCATTGCAGATGCTATGGAACGTGTAGGTACTGATGGTGTTATTACTATTGAAGAATCTAAAGGCTTCACTACTGAATTAGATGTAGTAGAAGGTATGCAATTCGACCGTGGATATGTATCTCACTACATGGTAACTGATACTGACAAAATGGTAGCAGAATTAGATAATCCTTATATCTTAATTACTGACAAAAAAATCACAAGCATTCAAGAAATTCTACCAATTCTTGAGCAAGTAATTCAACAAGGTCGTCCATTATTAATTATCGCTGAAGATATCGAAGGCGAAGCTTTAGCTACATTAGTTCTGAACAAACTACGCGGTACATTCCAAGTAGTAGCTGTTAAAGCTCCAGGCTTCGGTGACCGTCGTAAAGCAATGCTAGAAGACGTTGCAATTCTTACAGGTGGCCAAGTAATTACAGCAGATCTTGGTTTAGATCTAAAAACAGCTGACGTTACTTCATTAGGTAAAGCAAGTAAAGTTGTAGTGAACAAAGATAACACAACAATCGTTGAAGGTTCTGGTAACAGCGATGCGATTGAAGCACGTGTTAACCAAATCCGTTCTCAAATTGCGGAAACAACATCTGAATTCGACAGAGAAAAATTACAAGAACGCCTAGCTAAATTAGCTGGTGGTGTAGCAGTAATTAAAGTTGGTGCTGCAACTGAAACAGAATTAAAAGAACGTAAACTTCGCATTGAAGACGCATTAAACTCAACTCGTGCTGCAGTTGAAGAAGGTATTGTATCAGGTGGTGGTACTGCACTTCTAAACATCTACAATGCAGTAGAAAACGTATTAAACGAAGTTGAAGGTGACGTAGCTACTGGTGTACGTATTGTATTACGTGCTCTTGAAGAACCAGTTCGTCAAATTGCAAACAATGCAGGTCTTGAAGGTTCAATCATCGTTGACCGCTTAAAACGCGAAGAAATCGGTGTTGGTTTCAATGCTGCAACTAGCGAATGGGTAAACATGATCGATGCGGGTATCGTTGACCCTGCTAAAGTTACTCGTTCTGCATTACAAAACGCTGCATCTGTAGCTGCTCTATTCTTAACAACTGAAGCAGTAGTAGCAGACCTACCAGAGAAAAACCCAGCTCCAGCAATGCCTGACATGGGTGGAATGGGCGGCATGATGTAA
- the groES gene encoding co-chaperone GroES has product MLRPLGDRIIIELVEVEEKTASGLVLPDSAKEKPSQGKVVAVGTGRVLDNGTRVELEVKEGDTIIFSKYSGTEVKYEGNEYLILRESDILAVIG; this is encoded by the coding sequence TTGTTAAGACCATTAGGTGATCGTATCATTATCGAACTAGTTGAGGTGGAAGAAAAAACTGCATCAGGACTTGTTCTTCCGGATTCAGCAAAAGAAAAACCATCACAAGGTAAAGTTGTAGCAGTAGGAACTGGTCGTGTACTCGATAACGGCACACGCGTCGAGCTTGAAGTGAAAGAGGGAGATACTATCATCTTCTCAAAATATTCAGGCACAGAAGTGAAATATGAAGGTAATGAATATTTAATTTTACGTGAAAGCGACATTTTAGCTGTTATTGGCTAA
- a CDS encoding CPBP family intramembrane glutamic endopeptidase, whose product MSHIQNVKTQKTAFYILLAYIACQLSGFLLHIPVVREIFLQFIDGNSLEVKMITLAAWWQTVAFAITFLICFYIINRNKSFWNVFKGEKASIGESIGWGILGFFLVLFGQTVAANIELLLGIQEGSENTETIIMVTEIAPIMMVSTVLFAPILEELVFRRVIFGSIIQTQNFWIAGIISAIVFAAIHLDFQHILIYAVSGLIFAFLYYKTKRLLTSFIAHLLLNGFVTYISLYADELQQILDQLSK is encoded by the coding sequence TTGAGTCATATACAAAATGTAAAGACACAGAAAACAGCATTTTATATTTTACTTGCATATATCGCTTGTCAACTTTCAGGCTTTCTATTACATATTCCTGTTGTGAGAGAAATATTCCTCCAATTTATAGATGGAAATAGTTTAGAAGTAAAGATGATTACACTTGCTGCATGGTGGCAAACGGTTGCCTTTGCAATTACCTTTCTCATTTGTTTTTATATAATTAACCGTAATAAGAGTTTTTGGAATGTATTTAAGGGAGAAAAAGCCTCAATTGGAGAATCAATTGGATGGGGTATTTTAGGATTTTTCCTCGTATTATTTGGGCAAACGGTAGCAGCAAACATTGAACTTTTACTAGGAATCCAAGAAGGCTCTGAAAATACCGAAACAATTATAATGGTTACAGAAATTGCACCAATCATGATGGTATCAACGGTTTTATTTGCACCTATTTTGGAGGAACTTGTATTTCGCAGAGTGATTTTTGGTTCAATTATTCAAACACAAAACTTTTGGATTGCGGGTATCATAAGTGCCATTGTGTTCGCTGCGATACACCTAGATTTTCAACATATTTTAATTTATGCAGTTTCAGGTTTAATATTTGCTTTTCTCTATTACAAAACAAAGCGTTTATTAACTTCTTTTATCGCTCATCTTCTATTAAATGGTTTTGTCACGTATATATCTTTATATGCAGACGAGCTACAACAAATTTTGGATCAACTTTCGAAATAG
- the paaX gene encoding phenylacetic acid degradation operon negative regulatory protein PaaX: protein MIFTLFGDYICHYGSKIWIGSLIRLLQEFGHNEQTVRVAVSRMVKQGWLKSERKSNKSYYYLTERGEQRISEAGNRIFKLKPTKWDGKWLILMYTIPEEDRHIRDELRRELHWSGFGSFSNGCWISPNNLVNEVKILIQKYGIEDYVEVFVADYFGPKNDQQLVQKSWDLESIEKRYEEFINEYSKKFIIHQSIIAQGEMTDAECFVERSKLVHEYRKFLFIDPGLPSELLPQMWSGNHAALLFKQYYKILAEPASRFFEQIFEKDNDLQKKDSFYDAGHHPYMTDLKNE, encoded by the coding sequence ATGATCTTTACACTCTTTGGCGATTATATTTGTCATTACGGTTCTAAAATTTGGATTGGCAGCTTAATTCGTTTATTGCAAGAATTTGGACATAATGAACAAACTGTTCGAGTTGCTGTCTCACGTATGGTAAAACAAGGTTGGTTGAAATCTGAAAGAAAAAGTAATAAAAGTTACTATTATTTGACAGAACGTGGAGAGCAACGTATTAGTGAGGCAGGTAATCGTATTTTTAAATTAAAACCGACGAAATGGGATGGAAAATGGCTCATTTTAATGTACACAATACCTGAAGAGGATCGTCATATCCGCGATGAACTTCGTCGCGAATTACATTGGAGTGGATTTGGTTCTTTTTCAAATGGTTGTTGGATTTCTCCGAACAATCTTGTAAATGAAGTTAAAATCTTAATACAAAAATATGGCATTGAAGATTATGTAGAGGTATTTGTGGCGGATTATTTTGGACCTAAAAATGATCAACAACTCGTACAAAAAAGCTGGGATTTAGAAAGCATTGAAAAGCGCTACGAGGAGTTTATTAATGAATACAGTAAGAAATTCATCATTCACCAAAGTATAATAGCTCAAGGTGAAATGACAGACGCGGAATGCTTTGTTGAACGATCTAAACTTGTCCATGAATACCGTAAATTCCTGTTTATCGATCCTGGTCTTCCGAGTGAATTGCTCCCCCAGATGTGGAGTGGTAATCATGCTGCTCTTCTATTTAAACAGTACTACAAAATTCTTGCAGAACCAGCGAGTCGTTTTTTTGAGCAAATTTTTGAAAAAGATAATGATTTACAAAAGAAAGATTCATTTTATGATGCCGGGCACCACCCATATATGACAGATCTTAAAAACGAATAA
- a CDS encoding nitronate monooxygenase family protein, protein MKQLCRLLNIQYPIIQGGMGNISNAIITSAVSNAGGLGTIGSGVMSVAEVEKLITGTKSKTKKPFALNIPINVNPYSKDLVDLAVQHKVPVVSLSAGNPAPFINKLHEAGIKVIVVVAAVKHAQKAEEAGADVLVAEGFEAAGINSNLELTTMTLIPQVTKVVSIPVVAAGGIGDGRGLAAALLLGASGVQMGTRFIATKEMPVHANYKERLIRATDTETVILGRSVQQVRRVLRDKYAEKILAQENEGLTLEEYIDRTSELYHIKGAIEGNGVEGFMNSGQIAGLIEHLPTVEELIQNMMEDMRKCLMEVYNEYK, encoded by the coding sequence ATGAAGCAATTATGTAGATTGTTAAATATTCAATATCCCATTATCCAAGGTGGTATGGGTAATATTAGCAATGCCATTATTACATCAGCAGTTAGTAATGCTGGCGGTTTAGGTACTATTGGTAGCGGAGTGATGTCAGTTGCTGAGGTAGAAAAGCTGATTACTGGGACTAAAAGTAAGACAAAAAAACCGTTTGCATTGAATATCCCGATTAACGTAAACCCATATTCAAAGGATTTGGTAGATTTAGCAGTTCAGCACAAAGTCCCTGTTGTATCACTTTCGGCAGGGAATCCGGCTCCATTTATAAACAAATTACACGAAGCTGGAATAAAGGTAATAGTCGTCGTTGCAGCAGTAAAGCATGCGCAAAAAGCGGAGGAAGCAGGAGCGGATGTACTTGTAGCGGAAGGTTTCGAGGCAGCGGGTATCAACTCAAACTTAGAGTTAACAACAATGACCCTAATTCCACAAGTTACAAAAGTTGTGTCGATTCCTGTTGTTGCAGCGGGAGGAATTGGTGATGGTCGAGGCTTAGCAGCAGCACTCTTACTTGGCGCATCCGGAGTTCAAATGGGCACTCGATTTATTGCAACGAAAGAAATGCCGGTTCATGCTAATTATAAGGAAAGACTCATCAGAGCAACTGATACTGAAACAGTGATTTTAGGTCGCTCGGTTCAGCAGGTACGTAGGGTATTACGAGACAAATATGCAGAAAAAATATTAGCACAAGAGAATGAAGGACTAACACTAGAAGAATATATCGATAGAACGAGTGAACTTTACCACATTAAAGGGGCGATAGAAGGTAACGGTGTAGAAGGATTTATGAATAGTGGACAAATAGCAGGATTAATTGAACATTTGCCTACTGTCGAAGAGCTAATACAAAATATGATGGAAGACATGCGTAAATGTTTAATGGAAGTTTACAATGAATATAAGTAA
- a CDS encoding gamma carbonic anhydrase family protein: protein MLVPYLDKKPSIDDSVFVAPGAYIIGDVTIGAHSSVWFNAVLRGDEDRIQIGERCSIQDNSTIHHFEGAPVIIDDEVTVGHQVVLHGCKIGKRSIIGMGSVVLDHVEIGEECIIGANTLITQGTKIPSRSLVVGSPGKVVRQLTEKDLELIQLSIDTYVQKGRQFKEIFTK, encoded by the coding sequence ATGCTTGTGCCGTATTTAGATAAAAAGCCATCTATTGATGATTCTGTCTTTGTTGCACCTGGCGCCTATATTATAGGTGACGTAACAATTGGGGCCCATTCTTCAGTTTGGTTTAATGCAGTACTTCGTGGCGATGAAGATCGTATCCAAATTGGTGAAAGATGTAGCATACAAGATAATTCAACAATCCATCATTTTGAAGGGGCACCAGTAATAATCGATGACGAAGTAACAGTAGGTCACCAAGTTGTTTTACACGGTTGTAAAATTGGAAAACGTTCAATTATTGGTATGGGTTCAGTAGTTTTAGATCACGTCGAAATTGGTGAAGAATGTATCATTGGCGCAAATACTCTGATAACCCAAGGAACAAAAATACCATCCCGTTCCTTAGTTGTTGGCTCCCCAGGTAAAGTCGTACGGCAACTTACGGAAAAGGATCTAGAACTCATTCAACTTTCTATTGATACATATGTTCAAAAAGGGAGGCAATTCAAAGAAATATTCACTAAATAA
- a CDS encoding enoyl-CoA hydratase-related protein encodes MSVVLFEVKNHIAYVTINRPEVLNCFNYETLSTLQKRVDEISNRDDIRVVIFTGAGTKAFSAGADLKERKTLNDEQVKRNVKAIREVFNSIAQLPQPTIAAVNGHALGGGFEWLLACDFAITAEHAKLGLTETSWAIIPGAGGTQRLPRLIGEMKAKEMIFTAKKLTAHEALAEGIVLKVVPVDKVMTASEELAQAMMKNGPIAVRQAKVAITRGMDTDLATGLEIETEAYNVVIPTKDRLEALQAFSEKREPVFKGE; translated from the coding sequence ATGTCAGTTGTGCTATTTGAAGTAAAAAATCACATTGCCTACGTAACGATTAATCGGCCGGAAGTGTTGAACTGTTTTAACTATGAAACATTATCAACTTTACAAAAAAGAGTTGATGAAATTTCAAACAGAGATGACATTCGGGTTGTGATTTTTACTGGTGCTGGTACAAAGGCCTTTAGTGCAGGTGCTGATTTAAAAGAACGTAAAACATTAAACGATGAACAAGTAAAACGCAATGTAAAAGCTATTCGTGAAGTGTTTAATAGTATAGCACAGTTACCACAACCTACGATTGCTGCTGTAAATGGTCATGCACTGGGTGGTGGTTTTGAGTGGTTATTAGCCTGTGATTTTGCCATTACGGCTGAACACGCTAAACTCGGTCTAACCGAGACGAGTTGGGCAATCATCCCAGGAGCTGGTGGAACACAACGTCTTCCTCGCTTAATTGGCGAAATGAAAGCAAAAGAGATGATTTTCACTGCAAAAAAACTAACTGCACATGAGGCGTTGGCTGAGGGAATTGTTCTAAAAGTAGTTCCGGTTGATAAGGTGATGACTGCCAGTGAGGAATTGGCACAAGCAATGATGAAAAATGGTCCGATAGCTGTGCGACAAGCAAAAGTTGCGATTACAAGAGGGATGGATACGGACCTTGCTACTGGGCTAGAAATTGAAACAGAAGCTTATAATGTAGTAATTCCGACGAAAGATCGACTAGAGGCACTACAGGCATTTAGTGAGAAAAGAGAACCTGTTTTTAAAGGTGAATAA
- the pcaF gene encoding 3-oxoadipyl-CoA thiolase yields MREVVIVDAVRTPIGRYKGALKSVRPDDLGAIVINALIKRNPKLPAEQIEDVVLGNANQAGEDNRDVARMSALLAGLPIEVGGTTINRLCGSGMDAVHYAARAIMAGEGDIFIAGGTESMTRAPFVMGKSESDFPRGDQKLYDTTIGWRFTNPKLHEMYGSDTMPQTAENVAKRYQISREEQDAFAYESQQRASKAIEQNRFKEEIVPVEIKDKLGNTIIVNKDEHPRPETTLEKLAKLRPIFDGGTVTAGNASGVNDGASALLLMSSEKAQELGLKPLAKYVTGAIAGLEPAVMGLGPIYATRKALDRTGLTTNDIGLIEINEAFASQSIECIRQLELDSEKVNVNGGAIAFGHPLGASGARILTTLIYEMQKQDVRYGLATMCIGVGQGIATIIEKVND; encoded by the coding sequence ATGAGAGAAGTGGTTATTGTAGATGCAGTTAGAACACCAATTGGCCGATACAAAGGTGCTCTGAAATCTGTACGACCAGATGATTTAGGGGCGATTGTGATAAACGCATTAATTAAACGAAACCCTAAATTACCTGCAGAGCAGATTGAAGATGTTGTACTTGGTAATGCCAATCAAGCTGGGGAGGACAATCGAGATGTCGCACGTATGTCAGCATTACTTGCGGGGTTGCCAATTGAAGTAGGCGGTACGACAATCAACCGTCTTTGTGGGTCAGGAATGGATGCGGTGCATTATGCGGCCCGTGCAATCATGGCTGGGGAAGGTGATATTTTTATAGCAGGTGGAACAGAGAGTATGACACGTGCACCATTTGTTATGGGTAAATCAGAAAGTGATTTCCCACGAGGAGACCAAAAGTTATATGACACAACAATAGGATGGCGTTTTACAAATCCAAAATTACACGAAATGTACGGATCAGACACAATGCCACAAACCGCTGAAAATGTAGCAAAACGATATCAAATTAGTCGCGAGGAACAAGATGCCTTCGCGTATGAAAGTCAGCAACGTGCTAGTAAGGCAATCGAACAAAATCGATTCAAAGAAGAAATCGTTCCTGTGGAAATAAAAGATAAATTGGGCAATACAATCATTGTAAATAAAGACGAACACCCACGCCCTGAAACAACTCTTGAAAAGCTGGCAAAACTGCGTCCTATTTTCGATGGTGGAACAGTAACAGCTGGAAACGCATCAGGCGTAAACGATGGTGCATCTGCTCTTTTACTAATGAGTTCTGAAAAAGCACAAGAGCTAGGATTAAAGCCGCTAGCGAAGTACGTAACTGGTGCCATTGCAGGGTTAGAACCTGCTGTAATGGGACTTGGACCAATTTACGCGACAAGAAAAGCATTAGACAGAACGGGACTAACAACAAACGACATCGGTTTAATCGAAATTAACGAAGCATTTGCTTCTCAATCAATTGAGTGTATTAGACAACTAGAATTAGATAGTGAAAAAGTAAATGTTAACGGTGGAGCTATTGCATTCGGGCATCCACTTGGTGCAAGTGGCGCACGTATTTTAACAACATTAATATATGAGATGCAAAAACAAGATGTCCGATATGGTTTAGCAACGATGTGTATCGGTGTTGGTCAAGGCATTGCAACAATCATTGAAAAGGTAAATGATTGA
- a CDS encoding 3-hydroxyacyl-CoA dehydrogenase, with protein MIKRVTIIGSGVMGRGIAYVSAIGGFITTLTDVKSEALQSAEKEINHIFEKAREYGKLSDEQLSQGLANLAYTTDFEHGIRNADLIIEAVPEKADIKKSVFEQMERYASPSCYFATNTSTMSPTEIASYAKRPDRTIAMHFFNPVHRMKLIEIVRGLETSDETANRIREVAEQMGKETVVINEFPGFVTSRISALVGNEAFYMLQEGLGTPEEIDKAIKLGLNYPMGPFELVDLVGLDVRLNNLRYLHDKLGEKYRPAPLLEQYVKAGRLGRKSGRGVYDYTTDKELVK; from the coding sequence ATGATAAAACGTGTAACAATTATTGGTTCTGGTGTTATGGGACGTGGGATTGCCTATGTTTCGGCAATTGGAGGATTTATAACGACTTTAACTGATGTAAAATCAGAAGCTTTACAAAGTGCAGAAAAGGAGATTAACCATATTTTCGAGAAAGCGCGTGAATATGGAAAGCTCTCAGACGAACAACTATCACAAGGACTAGCTAATTTAGCATATACAACCGATTTTGAACACGGAATAAGAAACGCAGATTTAATTATAGAAGCAGTTCCAGAAAAAGCAGATATTAAAAAATCCGTTTTTGAGCAAATGGAAAGATATGCATCCCCATCTTGCTACTTTGCAACGAATACATCCACTATGAGTCCTACTGAGATAGCATCCTATGCCAAAAGACCAGATCGTACGATTGCTATGCATTTCTTCAACCCAGTACATCGAATGAAGTTAATTGAAATTGTGCGCGGGTTAGAAACGAGTGACGAAACTGCAAATAGAATCCGGGAAGTGGCGGAGCAAATGGGAAAAGAGACGGTCGTTATTAATGAGTTCCCAGGGTTTGTAACAAGTCGCATTAGCGCATTAGTTGGCAATGAAGCGTTTTACATGTTACAAGAAGGACTCGGTACACCTGAAGAAATCGATAAAGCGATTAAACTAGGTTTAAATTATCCGATGGGTCCCTTTGAGCTTGTAGACTTAGTAGGATTAGATGTCCGATTAAATAATTTACGTTACTTACACGACAAATTAGGTGAAAAATATAGACCGGCTCCACTATTAGAACAATATGTGAAAGCGGGTCGTTTAGGTCGTAAAAGTGGGCGTGGCGTATATGACTATACTACTGATAAAGAGTTGGTGAAGTAA
- a CDS encoding aldehyde dehydrogenase, with translation MSTVEEKNTLKREYYHLIINGEKSESSNGEVIETYNPATGELIAKVAKASKEDAERAVQAAREAFDYGKWRKYPVSRRSQVLNKIASIMRSRFNELVELEILDTGKSLSTAQGQVHQAIEDFEFYASAIVGHRGVVNNIPGQFHNYTEKEPVGVCAQIIPWNYPLMMAAWKVAPAIAAGCSVVVKPASLTPLTAIILGEICLEAGVPAGVVNIVPGSGSEIGNYLVEHEKVDKVAFTGSTPIGKDIMKKASDTLKRVTLELGGKSPNLVFEDADIDAAVDGSLYGIFYNSGQSCEARSRLYIQESIYDEFMEKFVAKAKQIKLGDPFNKETHMGAIIDQAQLEVIDGYVQSAIEEGATILLGGKVANVSGYENGFWYEPTIITDVHQGMKVVREEIFGPVVVVSKFKDEKEAIHLANDTDFGLGSAVWSKDGARATRVANAIQAGIVMVNCPFSAMPGTPFGGYKQSGFGRELCIETLDLYTETKSIISYYGNIPLNPLGL, from the coding sequence ATGTCTACTGTAGAAGAAAAAAACACATTAAAACGTGAGTATTATCATCTTATCATTAATGGAGAAAAATCAGAAAGCAGTAATGGTGAAGTAATTGAAACTTATAACCCAGCAACAGGTGAACTAATTGCTAAAGTAGCGAAGGCAAGTAAAGAGGATGCAGAGCGAGCAGTACAAGCAGCACGTGAAGCATTTGATTATGGTAAGTGGAGAAAGTATCCTGTATCACGTCGCTCGCAAGTTTTAAATAAAATTGCTTCGATTATGCGTTCTCGCTTTAATGAACTTGTAGAGCTAGAAATTTTAGATACGGGAAAATCATTAAGTACAGCACAAGGACAAGTACACCAAGCAATTGAGGATTTTGAATTTTACGCTTCTGCGATTGTTGGTCACCGTGGGGTAGTCAATAATATCCCTGGCCAATTCCATAACTATACAGAAAAAGAGCCTGTAGGTGTATGTGCACAAATCATTCCTTGGAATTATCCACTAATGATGGCTGCTTGGAAAGTGGCTCCTGCAATTGCGGCTGGTTGTTCAGTTGTTGTAAAACCGGCCTCTTTAACTCCTTTAACTGCAATCATACTGGGCGAAATTTGTCTTGAGGCAGGCGTTCCTGCAGGCGTAGTAAACATTGTTCCTGGTTCCGGATCCGAAATAGGAAACTACTTAGTGGAACATGAAAAAGTAGATAAAGTTGCATTCACTGGTTCGACTCCAATTGGTAAAGATATTATGAAAAAAGCGTCTGACACGTTAAAACGCGTAACATTAGAGCTTGGCGGTAAATCTCCGAATTTAGTATTTGAAGATGCAGATATTGATGCTGCTGTAGACGGTTCTTTATATGGAATCTTCTATAACTCAGGTCAATCTTGCGAAGCCCGTTCACGTTTATATATTCAAGAAAGTATTTACGATGAATTCATGGAAAAATTCGTTGCAAAGGCAAAACAAATTAAGCTTGGAGATCCTTTTAATAAAGAAACGCATATGGGTGCTATTATTGACCAGGCACAATTAGAGGTGATTGATGGATATGTACAATCCGCAATTGAAGAGGGTGCAACCATCCTACTTGGAGGGAAAGTAGCAAATGTATCTGGATATGAAAATGGCTTTTGGTACGAACCTACAATTATTACGGATGTTCATCAAGGTATGAAAGTTGTACGTGAGGAAATTTTTGGACCAGTAGTCGTTGTAAGTAAATTTAAGGATGAAAAAGAAGCAATTCATTTAGCAAATGATACAGACTTTGGATTAGGCTCTGCAGTTTGGTCAAAAGATGGAGCACGCGCAACACGTGTAGCAAATGCAATCCAAGCAGGAATTGTTATGGTAAATTGTCCATTCTCTGCAATGCCAGGTACGCCATTTGGTGGGTATAAGCAATCTGGCTTTGGCCGTGAACTTTGTATTGAAACGTTAGATCTTTACACAGAAACAAAGAGTATTATCTCATATTACGGGAATATTCCATTAAACCCACTTGGCTTATAA
- a CDS encoding enoyl-CoA hydratase-related protein: MFEAIEYSVTNSICTILLNRPDSLNAFTATMNRDITNAMKQAEKDPSVRCIVIKGAGRGFCSGQDLSTVDESMDHGQVLTTLYGPMVKQIYNCEKPIIAAIHGAAAGAGFSLALACDFRIMAQKSFFLNAFVHVGLIPDSGNLYFLKRLVGDAKALEISVLGERILPEQALSLGLATKVVADESFHEDVNLFAETIANLPTKAITLMKRSLRAAGELSFNDFLVYEAEGQRIAGLTKDHKEGVQAFVEKRKPIFVGE; the protein is encoded by the coding sequence ATGTTTGAAGCGATTGAATATTCGGTTACAAATAGTATTTGTACAATTTTATTAAATCGTCCAGATTCACTAAATGCATTTACAGCTACAATGAATCGCGATATTACAAATGCAATGAAACAAGCAGAAAAAGATCCTAGTGTACGATGTATCGTTATAAAGGGAGCGGGGAGAGGTTTTTGCTCTGGGCAAGATTTGTCTACAGTAGATGAATCAATGGATCACGGGCAAGTGCTAACAACTTTATACGGACCAATGGTTAAGCAAATTTACAATTGTGAAAAGCCAATTATTGCTGCAATACATGGTGCAGCTGCTGGAGCGGGTTTTAGTTTAGCACTTGCTTGTGATTTTAGAATTATGGCTCAGAAATCCTTTTTCTTAAATGCATTCGTGCATGTTGGCCTTATACCTGATTCTGGCAATCTATACTTCCTAAAGCGTCTTGTAGGAGATGCCAAAGCACTCGAAATATCAGTTTTAGGGGAACGTATTTTACCGGAACAAGCTCTGTCATTAGGTCTTGCTACAAAAGTGGTAGCAGATGAGTCGTTCCATGAGGATGTAAATTTGTTTGCTGAAACGATTGCGAACCTACCGACCAAGGCTATTACATTAATGAAACGTTCGTTAAGAGCAGCGGGTGAATTATCGTTTAATGATTTCTTAGTATATGAAGCAGAAGGGCAACGTATTGCAGGTCTGACGAAAGACCACAAAGAAGGTGTTCAAGCTTTCGTAGAAAAAAGAAAGCCTATTTTTGTAGGTGAATAA